The following coding sequences are from one Bacillus marinisedimentorum window:
- the rplM gene encoding 50S ribosomal protein L13 has product MRTYMAKQADVQRKWYVVDAEGKTLGRLSSEVASILRGKHKPTYTPHVDTGDHVIIINAEKIELTGKKLTDKMYYRHSNHPGGLKSRTALEMRTKYPEQMLELTIKGMLPKGSLGRQMAKKLHVYAGSEHKHQAQQPEVYELRG; this is encoded by the coding sequence ATGCGTACTTATATGGCAAAGCAAGCTGATGTTCAACGCAAATGGTACGTTGTTGATGCAGAAGGAAAAACTTTGGGCCGTCTTTCAAGCGAAGTTGCATCAATTCTTCGCGGAAAGCACAAGCCGACTTACACTCCGCACGTGGATACTGGTGATCACGTAATCATCATCAACGCTGAAAAGATCGAACTTACTGGTAAAAAGCTTACTGACAAAATGTATTACCGTCACTCAAACCACCCAGGCGGTTTGAAATCAAGAACTGCTCTTGAAATGCGTACGAAGTATCCAGAGCAAATGCTTGAACTTACTATCAAAGGCATGCTTCCAAAAGGAAGCCTCGGACGCCAAATGGCTAAGAAGCTTCATGTATATGCCGGCAGCGAACACAAGCACCAAGC